In Melitaea cinxia chromosome 11, ilMelCinx1.1, whole genome shotgun sequence, a genomic segment contains:
- the LOC123657734 gene encoding uncharacterized protein LOC123657734: MPACAPEYRLMRSATELVLSPRVKGCSHKPSSSTTLRRSFSSTFSLIPEERAVPPEHPPSLPRLIQIITWIPRQFFRPVFAFFNFIAHPAWRQILVVLPTLWIAASLFIFWKCVQYPLGFLKILGSLISRNVELQRTVLISGGSSVQALHLARNFHSAGARVIAFEVDGQFALLKYSAAVHKFYTVPRPNPADPLAYARALKEIVERESVVFYIPVSSSTPAYYDALAKPHLEVLGCQCFVPCARDVVALDDPLELMRVCRVAGFSTPQFWVVTSEDDVRAWYNNGVSKEGRHFIASAGARGARDRLRFVMPEEKANFRFPREISAEKPWVIVREPKGEKFVTCTTLKESRAVNNVTCRVDPSKKGLVPQKDEETDAWVQRFVACLSPSKPMTGHISFRLVREENTMNGYGTRMVAVGARVGVSLPYLCQGTKRCGHTATVGKLLNTVLDTREALFAFWDPLPYCAYYQSRSPEERRPPTPEPCKTPPNFPL; the protein is encoded by the coding sequence ATGCCGGCTTGTGCGCCCGAATACCGCCTGATGCGGTCCGCTACCGAACTTGTGCTCTCACCGCGCGTCAAAGGATGCTCGCACAAACCTTCGTCGTCCACCACATTGCGACGCTCATTCTCATCGACGTTCTCCTTGATCCCTGAAGAGCGAGCCGTCCCACCGGAACACCCACCGTCTCTGCCAAGACTGATTCAAATCATAACATGGATTCCCCGACAGTTTTTTCGTCCAGTCTTCGCTTTCTTCAATTTCATCGCTCATCCAGCCTGGAGACAAATATTAGTTGTTTTACCAACGTTATGGATCGCGGCGTCGCTCTTTATATTTTGGAAATGCGTTCAATACCCTCTTGGATTTTTAAAGATTCTTGGAAGTTTGATCTCGAGGAATGTCGAACTACAGCGTACCGTGCTCATCAGTGGAGGGAGTTCTGTACAAGCTCTACATTTAGCGAGAAACTTTCACTCTGCAGGAGCCAGAGTGATAGCTTTCGAAGTTGATGGACAATttgcattattaaaatattctgcGGCAGTTCATAAATTCTACACCGTACCTCGGCCAAACCCAGCAGATCCCTTGGCGTATGCTCGTGCTCTAAAAGAAATAGTGGAAAGAGAATCTGTTGTGTTCTATATTCCCGTGAGTTCTTCGACGCCGGCATACTACGACGCCTTAGCTAAACCTCACTTAGAAGTATTAGGATGTCAATGTTTCGTACCATGTGCCCGAGACGTAGTTGCCTTGGATGATCCTTTGGAACTGATGCGAGTTTGCCGTGTTGCTGGTTTCTCTACGCCTCAATTCTGGGTGGTAACTAGTGAAGATGATGTTCGAGCATGGTATAACAACGGAGTATCAAAAGAAGGACGTCACTTTATTGCTAGCGCTGGTGCACGAGGTGCCAGGGATCGTCTGCGATTTGTTATGCCTGAAGAAAAGGCAAACTTTAGATTCCCGCGAGAAATAAGTGCTGAGAAACCTTGGGTTATAGTTCGAGAGCCTAAAGGAGAAAAATTTGTGACATGCACTACGTTAAAAGAATCACGTGCAGTAAACAATGTGACATGTCGAGTAGATCCATCAAAAAAAGGTCTCGTGCCACAAAAGGATGAAGAAACCGACGCTTGGGTACAAAGATTTGTAGCTTGTCTCTCACCATCGAAGCCTATGACGGGACATATATCGTTTAGATTAGTACGCGAGGAAAATACGATGAATGGATATGGAACTAGAATGGTCGCAGTAGGTGCTCGTGTCGGAGTATCGTTACCCTATCTGTGTCAAGGGACCAAAAGATGCGGTCATACAGCAACAGTGGGAAAATTGCTAAATACTGTATTAGACACACGTGAAGCGTTATTCGCATTCTGGGATCCATTACCCTATTGTGCATATTATCAATCTCGATCACCTGAAGAGCGTAGGCCGCCAACGCCAGAACCTTGCAAGACTCCACCGAATTTCCCTCTCTGA